The following coding sequences lie in one Oncorhynchus kisutch isolate 150728-3 linkage group LG17, Okis_V2, whole genome shotgun sequence genomic window:
- the LOC109907078 gene encoding putative fidgetin-like protein 2, which translates to MLSPVAPYSLYKMHWNPEHAQSLSQSLSQWPEQHLDVSSTTSSPAHKSELYAAGHAHGRGGYAWANDDISALTASNLLKSYAEKYCDVLDSPYDRPPGPAVGAYPEPGAFGGLIGLKTELEPWPLSHSAEGLYPGSLDGLSGPKAVATSAGPPGASNMSGVNSNLSESCYSGSSSSSGSHSGDYSRPSYNGTYVSPGYCPQPPSALPPASLQHPLQPTPTLLPSYSLSTSVYNYHPSSYPHQPGLGPTYSHPSAGYLPPGLAAPTPLPSRPTVVGGSYGYQESGGGLKRKAFEMSLDEEEDGSRYSKYTGYDPVNPGGGDSLAPYRVGDKENSGFTTGSTDPQAFKPSKPSSQPLVSPPYRVALAGDYSPPAGMTGENVGGGGGSENQGFTQQQHHSSLVHNNKLPSLHGQGQPGSGPGESGSLKSPDPRLLDLVNGELLDCSPALLWGELAGLTHVKAALEEELLWPCLRPSPTVRPPATVLLFGPRGGGKTTLARSMASQLGASFYRLSGAMLASKGKAEAEGILGATLQVAGLRQPSVVLLSEVEAMEKEEGLRQVLLSALEKAQMVLGSAGEAPGLVIMVCATGRPDLLQDAVHRSFAKRYHVGLPDAFYRKPS; encoded by the coding sequence GCCTGTATAAGATGCACTGGAACCCGGAGCATGCCCAGTCCCTCAGTCAGTCCCTCAGCCAGTGGCCTGAGCAGCACCTGGATGTGTCTTCCACCACCTCCTCACCGGCCCACAAGTCTGAGCTTTACGCCGCTGGCCACGCCCACGGCCGAGGTGGCTACGCCTGGGCCAATGATGACATCTCAGCCCTCACCGCCTCCAACCTGCTGAAGAGCTATGCAGAGAAGTACTGTGATGTTCTAGACTCGCCATACGACCGTCCACCGGGGCCCGCTGTAGGGGCCTACCCAGAGCCAGGGGCTTTCGGGGGCCTTATTGGCCTCAAGACTGAGCTGGAACCCTGGCCCCTGAGCCACAGTGCAGAGGGGCTCTACCCCGGGTCCCTGGATGGTCTGTCGGGCCCGAAGGCCGTGGCCACATCAGCAGGGCCCCCAGGGGCCAGCAATATGTCGGGGGTCAACAGTAACCTCTCAGAGTCTTGTTATAGTGGTAGCAGCTCCTCCTCTGGCTCTCACTCAGGTGACTACAGCCGCCCCAGCTACAACGGTACCTACGTCTCGCCTGGCTACTGCCCCCAGCCCCCTTCAGCActcccccctgcctccctccaacaCCCCCTCCAGCCAACACCCACCCTGTTGCCCAGCTACTCCCTCTCCACCTCGGTCTACAACTACCACCCCAGCAGCTACCCCCACCAGCCCGGCCTGGGCCCCACCTACAGCCACCCCTCTGCAGGGTACTTACCCCCGGGGCTGGCCGCCCCCACTCCCCTCCCGTCTCGGCCCACCGTGGTCGGGGGTAGCTACGGCTACCAGGAATCTGGAGGTGGGTTGAAGAGGAAGGCGTTTGAAATGTCATTAGACGAGGAGGAGGATGGCTCTAGATACAGTAAGTATACAGGCTACGACCCAGTGAATCCTGGAGGAGGGGACTCTCTCGCTCCCTACAGAGTGGGAGATAAAGAAAACAGTGGCTTCACCACGGGCAGCACAGATCCCCAGGCCTTCAAGCCCAGTAAGCCCTCCTCCCAGCCCCTCGTGTCTCCTCCGTACAGGGTGGCTTTAGCAGGGGACTACAGCCCACCAGCAGGGATGACTGGGGAgaatgtaggaggaggaggagggtcagAGAACCAGGGCTTCACCCAGCAGCAGCACCACTCCTCCCTGGTCCACAACAATAAACTCCCCTCCCTGCATGGCCAGGGCCAGCCTGGGTCTGGACCAGGGGAGTCGGGCAGCCTGAAGAGCCCAGACCCCAGGCTTCTGGATCTAGTCAACGGGGAGTTGCTGGACTGTAGCCCGGCCCTTCTATGGGGGGAGCTGGCTGGGCTGACCCACGTCAAGGCTGCCCTGGAGGAGGAGCTGCTATGGCCCTGTCTTAGGCCCAGCCCCACTGTCCGCCCCCCAGCCACCGTTCTGTTATTCGGCCCCCGAGGAGGCGGGAAGACCACCCTAGCACGCTCCATGGCCTCCCAGCTTGGGGCCTCCTTCTATAGGCTCAGCGGGGCCATGTTAGCCTCTAAAGGCAAGGCTGAGGCTGAGGGGATCCTGGGGGCCACACTGCAGGTGGCGGGATTGAGGCAGCCCTCCGTGGTGCTGCTCAGTGAGGTGGAGGctatggagaaggaggaggggttgAGGCAGGTGTTGCTATCTGCCCTGGAGAAGGCCCAGATGGTGTTAGGATCGGCGGGAGAAGCCCCTGGACTGGTGATCATGGTGTGTGCCACCGGTAGGCCAGATCTGCTCCAGGATGCTGTGCATCGGAGCTTCGCCAAGCGCTACCACGTGGGCCTGCCAGATGCTTTTTACAGAAAGCCGAGTTGA